A stretch of the SAR86 cluster bacterium genome encodes the following:
- the guaA gene encoding glutamine-hydrolyzing GMP synthase, producing the protein MAQDILADKILIIDFGSQYTQLIARRVREFGVYCEIYSHRASFKAIKDFNANGIILSGGPETVKQKGSPKVHDKVFELGIPLLGICYGMQSIAKQLKGKVELANKREFGHADLSLKSQGSGLFKGINKKKMSVWMSHGDHVSKLPKNFKVCATTNNSPIAAFHHPTKKIFGLQFHPEVTHTPQGKKILKNFVRHISGCKGLWNSKNIIDRAVSEIKDQVGDQEVLLGLSGGVDSAVVAALLSKAIGNQLTCIFVDNGLLRLNEGDQVMETFKDKFGIKVKRANAGNQFLRDLKGKKDPEQKRKAIGKTFIDVFLKEAKRNKKIQWLAQGTIYPDVIESAGTKNGSAHVIKSHHNVGGLPSYLNLPVIEPLKDLFKDEVRKIGLELGLPKEILFRHPFPGPGLGVRILGEIKRPYIKTLQLADDIFIGELIKGGYYEKVSQAFAVFLPVKSVGVVGDARRYEYVIALRAVETIDFMTAKSAKLPHTFLEKVSNRIINEIPEVSRVTYDISSKPPATIEWE; encoded by the coding sequence ATGGCACAGGATATTCTTGCCGATAAAATTTTAATAATTGACTTCGGTTCACAATACACACAGCTCATTGCCAGAAGAGTAAGAGAATTTGGAGTTTATTGCGAAATATATAGTCACCGAGCCTCTTTCAAGGCTATTAAAGATTTTAATGCCAATGGCATTATACTGTCGGGTGGACCGGAAACAGTAAAACAAAAAGGCTCCCCTAAGGTACACGATAAAGTTTTTGAGCTTGGTATTCCACTTCTTGGGATCTGTTACGGGATGCAATCTATAGCTAAGCAACTGAAAGGAAAGGTTGAATTAGCCAATAAAAGAGAATTTGGTCATGCGGATTTATCTCTCAAGAGCCAAGGTTCAGGACTTTTTAAAGGTATCAATAAAAAGAAAATGAGTGTTTGGATGAGCCATGGAGACCATGTTTCCAAACTTCCTAAAAATTTTAAGGTTTGCGCAACAACCAATAATAGTCCAATAGCAGCCTTTCATCATCCAACAAAAAAGATATTCGGTCTTCAGTTTCATCCTGAAGTAACACACACACCTCAAGGTAAGAAGATATTGAAAAACTTTGTTAGACATATATCAGGGTGCAAAGGTTTGTGGAATTCTAAAAATATAATTGATCGAGCAGTTAGTGAAATAAAAGACCAAGTAGGAGATCAAGAAGTACTATTGGGTTTATCTGGGGGTGTTGATTCTGCTGTTGTAGCAGCACTACTTTCAAAGGCTATAGGCAATCAGTTAACCTGTATCTTTGTAGACAATGGACTCCTAAGGCTCAATGAAGGTGACCAAGTGATGGAAACTTTCAAGGATAAATTTGGAATCAAAGTAAAAAGAGCTAATGCTGGTAATCAATTCTTAAGAGATTTGAAAGGAAAAAAAGATCCGGAGCAGAAACGCAAAGCTATTGGAAAAACTTTTATAGATGTCTTTCTTAAAGAAGCAAAAAGAAATAAAAAGATTCAATGGTTAGCACAAGGGACAATTTATCCTGATGTTATTGAATCAGCTGGCACAAAGAATGGGTCAGCGCATGTAATAAAATCTCATCACAATGTAGGAGGGCTGCCGAGTTATCTTAATCTCCCTGTGATAGAGCCCTTAAAGGACCTATTTAAAGATGAAGTCAGAAAGATTGGTTTAGAGCTTGGTTTACCAAAAGAGATATTATTTAGACATCCTTTTCCAGGACCAGGTTTGGGTGTCCGAATTCTTGGTGAAATAAAAAGACCTTATATTAAAACCCTTCAATTAGCTGATGACATTTTTATTGGTGAGTTGATTAAAGGTGGTTATTACGAAAAAGTAAGTCAAGCTTTTGCAGTATTTTTACCAGTCAAATCCGTTGGGGTAGTAGGGGATGCTAGGCGTTACGAATATGTAATTGCTCTAAGAGCAGTTGAAACTATCGATTTTATGACTGCGAAGTCAGCTAAACTTCCACATACTTTCTTAGAAAAAGTTTCTAATAGAATCATCAATGAAATTCCTGAAGTATCTAGAGTAACTTACGATATCTCTAGTAAACCACCAGCTACTATTGAGTGGGAGTGA